One part of the Mariniblastus fucicola genome encodes these proteins:
- a CDS encoding glycine C-acetyltransferase — translation MIKAEFSKQLATTLDQIEQQGLYKRERLIDGPQSAAIPVQDSESRSEVLNFCANNYLGLADHPDLVAAAKESLDQYGYGMASVRFICGTQTIHRDLEKKIADWLGYEDTILYAACFDANGGLFEPLLTAEDAIVSDSLNHASIIDGIRLCKAKRFRFANSDMGDLRAKLTEAKVAGARNIMIATDGVFSMDGYIAKLPEICDLADEFEALVMVDDCHSTGFLGSGGRGTAEHHDCMGRVDILTGTLGKALGGAMGGFTCASQAIIDILRQRSRPYLFSNSLAPALVGASMKAIDLVSSKEGDERRKQLFENANRFRAGMSEAGFTLPDGEHPIIPVMLGDAELAQRMSAKLLEKGIYVVGFFYPVVPKETARIRTQMSAGHSSEQVDQCVQAFIDVGKELGVI, via the coding sequence ATGATTAAAGCAGAATTTTCAAAGCAACTCGCCACGACGCTCGACCAGATCGAACAGCAAGGACTTTATAAACGCGAACGCCTGATCGACGGCCCACAGTCAGCCGCGATTCCCGTTCAGGATTCCGAATCCCGCAGCGAAGTCCTGAATTTTTGCGCCAACAATTACCTTGGCCTCGCCGATCATCCGGACCTCGTCGCCGCAGCGAAAGAGTCACTCGATCAGTACGGCTACGGGATGGCGTCGGTGCGATTTATCTGCGGCACGCAAACCATCCACCGCGATCTGGAAAAGAAGATCGCCGACTGGCTGGGCTACGAAGACACGATTCTTTACGCGGCCTGCTTCGACGCCAACGGAGGGCTGTTTGAGCCGCTGCTTACTGCGGAAGACGCGATCGTTTCGGACTCACTCAACCATGCTTCGATCATCGATGGCATCCGGCTATGCAAAGCCAAACGTTTTCGGTTCGCGAACTCGGACATGGGCGACTTGAGAGCGAAACTGACCGAAGCCAAAGTGGCTGGTGCTCGCAACATCATGATTGCCACCGACGGCGTGTTTTCGATGGACGGCTACATCGCCAAACTTCCTGAGATTTGCGATCTGGCTGACGAGTTCGAAGCTCTCGTGATGGTGGACGATTGCCACTCGACAGGCTTTCTCGGCAGCGGCGGTCGCGGAACCGCAGAGCATCACGACTGCATGGGACGTGTGGATATTCTCACAGGAACTCTGGGCAAAGCGCTCGGCGGTGCGATGGGTGGTTTCACGTGTGCCAGCCAGGCGATCATCGATATTCTACGCCAACGTTCACGACCTTATCTGTTTTCCAACAGCCTTGCTCCGGCCCTGGTCGGTGCGTCGATGAAAGCCATCGATCTGGTCAGCAGCAAAGAAGGCGACGAGCGTCGAAAGCAACTTTTTGAGAACGCGAATCGTTTCCGTGCCGGCATGAGCGAGGCTGGCTTTACGCTTCCCGACGGCGAACATCCAATCATCCCGGTCATGTTGGGCGACGCCGAGTTGGCGCAGCGGATGTCGGCAAAGCTGCTCGAAAAAGGCATTTATGTGGTCGGGTTCTTCTATCCGGTCGTGCCGAAAGAAACCGCTCGGATCCGTACGCAGATGTCGGCCGGGCATTCGTCGGAACAGGTTGACCAGTGCGTTCAGGCATTCATCGACGTCGGCAAAGAGCTGGGCGTCATTTGA
- the pgl gene encoding 6-phosphogluconolactonase: protein MAVISFSTVQIRSMQADKKIFADNPAVAQAFAEDFVAWLETQSQPKVTVSLSGGSTPTLLFEILAKQFADKIDWSRVHLFWGDERCVPPEDPQSNYGVCKSLLLDHVSIPESNVHRVIGESDPEAEAVRYGDEMKAHCELNADGLPMLDLLILGMGGDGHTASIFPHQIELLKSDAICAVATHPESGQKRVSMTGPVLCAAKKIDFLVTGAGKASVLGEIFGKTGDWETYPTSLIESKGPIAFYLDEAAASFGK, encoded by the coding sequence GTGGCTGTCATTTCATTCTCAACTGTTCAGATTCGATCCATGCAAGCCGACAAGAAAATCTTCGCCGACAATCCAGCCGTTGCTCAAGCTTTCGCAGAAGACTTCGTCGCGTGGCTGGAAACACAGTCGCAACCAAAAGTCACCGTTTCTCTTTCTGGCGGCAGCACGCCGACGCTGCTGTTTGAGATTTTGGCCAAGCAGTTCGCCGACAAGATTGACTGGTCGCGAGTCCATCTGTTCTGGGGCGATGAGCGTTGTGTTCCGCCAGAAGATCCGCAGAGCAACTATGGCGTTTGCAAGTCGCTGTTGTTGGATCATGTTTCCATCCCAGAATCCAACGTGCATCGTGTGATCGGCGAATCGGATCCTGAGGCCGAAGCCGTTCGCTACGGCGACGAAATGAAAGCTCACTGCGAGCTCAACGCTGACGGTTTGCCGATGCTCGATCTGCTGATCTTGGGCATGGGCGGCGACGGGCACACGGCGTCGATTTTCCCGCACCAGATCGAACTGCTCAAGTCAGACGCGATTTGCGCCGTGGCAACGCATCCGGAATCCGGGCAGAAACGTGTCTCGATGACCGGACCGGTACTGTGCGCCGCCAAGAAAATTGACTTTCTGGTTACCGGCGCGGGAAAGGCCAGCGTGCTTGGTGAGATCTTTGGAAAAACCGGAGATTGGGAGACGTATCCGACTTCGCTTATCGAATCAAAAGGACCGATTGCGTTTTATCTCGACGAAGCAGCAGCATCATTCGGTAAATAG
- a CDS encoding DPP IV N-terminal domain-containing protein yields MRFIGLLFSTWLLIFTASVYGQSSPELVWIEDGQQFLYESDGQRFLVDVNSRTKKSIDDAQQLAAIESNARLSLPPMSSQNGGESTSIKVKNQTQQTLTMFWVDAKRGERSYGDVKPGETFSQQTYVGHTWLLKANGKRLGSFRSRKNESLVVDVEMLKNVRRKKKRRNRIRSVRTRTGAPTVKPPIEVRDHNLWLQGNQLTEDATESLTFQNVGRGTHWFKSPRGPDVRWSPDAKYLVAFQTANPEEPRVHFVESTPSDQLQPKLDSYQYAKPGDELPTKTLRLFSVENKKEIPVSNELFENPWIIRFVKWTDDGEKFWLHYNQRGHQVVRLVEVDASTGKVRTLIEEKSDTFIQYSNAAKSVFEELDDQQILWASERSGWNHLYRFDGKSGKLLNPVTSGNWNVKRIEWIDRTNEVVWFYAVGVHEDQDPYHEHFCKASFDGSQFTILTDGDGTHKVEFENEDRFLVDTYSRVDMAPVTELRDANSGELIVELDRQDTTAAFGDRPLTTRFSAKGRDGKTDIWGIIHWPRDFDSEKSYPVVENIYAGPHSHHVPKSFRKNFQRQYQFADSGMIVVQIDGMGTAWRSKKFHDVCFKNLKDGGFPDRIAWMKAAAEKYPQMDLSRVGIYGGSAGGQNAMAALLWHNDFYKVAAADCGCHDNRMDKIWWNEQWMGWPVDESYAANSNMENAHLLKGHLILTVGEMDRNVDPATTTQVVKKLIEHDKDFEFLLIPGRGHGAGDSPWAAKKRLNFFKQHLLSDG; encoded by the coding sequence ATGCGTTTCATAGGCTTGCTGTTTTCTACCTGGCTGCTGATTTTTACTGCTTCGGTTTACGGACAATCGTCGCCAGAGCTAGTCTGGATCGAGGATGGGCAACAGTTTCTCTACGAATCAGATGGCCAGCGATTTCTCGTCGATGTGAATTCGCGAACAAAAAAATCGATTGACGACGCCCAGCAACTTGCCGCGATCGAGTCCAATGCTCGTCTTTCGTTGCCGCCGATGTCCAGCCAAAACGGTGGCGAATCGACATCGATCAAGGTCAAGAATCAAACGCAGCAAACGCTGACGATGTTTTGGGTCGATGCGAAACGCGGCGAGCGTTCCTATGGCGACGTCAAGCCAGGAGAGACATTTTCGCAACAAACCTATGTCGGTCACACGTGGCTGTTAAAGGCCAACGGCAAGCGGCTAGGGAGCTTTCGTTCCAGGAAGAACGAAAGCTTGGTGGTCGATGTGGAAATGCTGAAGAACGTTCGACGCAAAAAGAAACGTCGAAACAGAATCCGGTCGGTCCGCACGAGAACGGGCGCGCCAACGGTTAAACCTCCGATCGAAGTACGCGATCACAATCTGTGGCTGCAAGGGAATCAGCTGACCGAAGACGCGACTGAAAGTCTCACGTTTCAAAACGTCGGACGCGGAACGCATTGGTTCAAATCGCCGCGCGGCCCCGACGTCCGCTGGTCCCCCGACGCCAAGTATCTGGTCGCGTTTCAAACGGCAAACCCCGAGGAGCCGCGTGTTCATTTCGTCGAGTCGACGCCCTCCGATCAGCTTCAGCCCAAACTTGACAGCTATCAATATGCAAAGCCTGGTGATGAGCTTCCGACGAAAACGTTGCGTCTGTTTTCGGTTGAGAACAAGAAAGAAATTCCAGTCTCCAACGAACTGTTTGAGAATCCGTGGATCATTCGGTTCGTCAAGTGGACTGACGATGGCGAGAAATTTTGGTTGCACTACAACCAACGGGGCCATCAGGTCGTTCGGCTTGTCGAAGTCGACGCTTCGACCGGGAAAGTCAGAACGTTGATCGAGGAAAAAAGCGATACGTTCATTCAATACTCAAACGCCGCGAAATCGGTTTTCGAAGAGTTGGACGATCAGCAGATTCTTTGGGCCAGCGAGCGTAGTGGTTGGAATCACCTATATCGTTTCGACGGAAAATCTGGCAAGCTCCTCAATCCGGTCACCAGCGGAAACTGGAATGTCAAACGGATCGAATGGATCGACCGCACGAACGAAGTCGTCTGGTTTTACGCCGTTGGTGTGCACGAAGATCAGGATCCCTACCACGAGCATTTTTGCAAAGCCAGTTTTGACGGCAGTCAGTTCACGATACTGACCGACGGGGACGGCACGCACAAAGTCGAATTCGAAAACGAAGACAGGTTCCTGGTCGATACCTATTCGCGAGTCGACATGGCGCCGGTGACGGAACTTCGCGACGCGAACTCTGGCGAACTGATCGTCGAACTTGATCGGCAGGACACGACTGCAGCGTTTGGAGACCGTCCGCTTACGACGCGTTTCTCCGCAAAAGGCCGCGATGGAAAGACCGATATTTGGGGCATCATCCATTGGCCGCGTGACTTCGATTCGGAAAAATCGTATCCCGTCGTTGAAAATATCTATGCCGGACCCCACAGTCATCACGTGCCAAAATCCTTTCGCAAAAACTTCCAACGTCAGTATCAGTTCGCGGACAGCGGAATGATTGTCGTGCAGATCGACGGGATGGGAACGGCGTGGCGGTCAAAGAAATTTCACGACGTGTGCTTCAAGAATCTCAAAGACGGTGGGTTTCCGGATCGAATCGCGTGGATGAAAGCCGCGGCGGAAAAGTATCCTCAGATGGACCTCTCTCGCGTCGGCATTTACGGTGGGTCAGCCGGCGGCCAGAACGCCATGGCGGCTCTGTTGTGGCACAACGATTTTTACAAAGTCGCCGCTGCGGATTGCGGCTGTCACGACAACCGCATGGACAAGATTTGGTGGAACGAGCAATGGATGGGCTGGCCGGTCGACGAAAGCTACGCGGCCAACTCAAACATGGAAAACGCTCACCTGCTAAAAGGACATTTGATACTGACCGTCGGCGAGATGGATCGCAATGTTGACCCTGCGACCACGACGCAGGTCGTCAAAAAGCTGATCGAGCACGACAAGGATTTCGAGTTCTTGCTGATTCCCGGCCGCGGTCACGGAGCCGGTGATTCACCTTGGGCGGCCAAAAAACGTTTGAACTTTTTCAAGCAGCACTTACTGTCCGATGGTTAG
- the murB gene encoding UDP-N-acetylmuramate dehydrogenase translates to MSLISGFEHFVRENEPLSPLTSLRLGGPAEYFAEPTTVEELAAIVKRFSEAGVSVRMIGAGSNVLVPDSGVSGLVIHLSAPAFCQIEIDGNRMRVGGGARLSHLVSNAIREGLNGPQHLVGMPGTIGGALHSNISFPNVDIGTWVRSVDVMKRSGEQLTYSGEDVTFSSRESSLSELVILAVEAEFEKEDPAALTKQLQTLWLVKKAKRPPADFNAAYLFKNPFGESAADLIDSAGMKGTSVGGVSLFDANPNYLVTESGATVADVIKLIETVRKGVHEKLDVQLETAIQIW, encoded by the coding sequence GCCCTGCGGAGTACTTTGCCGAACCAACCACGGTCGAGGAACTTGCCGCCATCGTCAAACGATTTTCAGAAGCCGGCGTTTCGGTTCGGATGATCGGCGCTGGCAGCAACGTGCTGGTTCCCGACTCAGGCGTTTCCGGTTTGGTGATTCATCTTTCAGCTCCGGCGTTTTGTCAAATCGAAATCGATGGAAACAGAATGCGAGTCGGCGGTGGTGCGAGGTTGTCTCATCTGGTTTCCAACGCAATCCGTGAAGGACTCAACGGGCCACAGCATCTTGTCGGCATGCCGGGAACGATTGGCGGCGCCTTGCACAGCAACATCAGCTTTCCCAACGTCGACATCGGAACATGGGTTCGCTCAGTTGACGTGATGAAACGGTCGGGCGAGCAATTAACTTACAGCGGCGAGGACGTGACGTTCTCTTCCCGCGAATCGAGTCTGAGTGAATTGGTGATCCTGGCGGTCGAAGCCGAGTTCGAAAAAGAAGATCCTGCCGCGTTGACCAAACAACTGCAAACGTTGTGGTTGGTCAAGAAAGCCAAGCGTCCTCCTGCGGACTTCAATGCCGCGTACCTGTTCAAGAATCCCTTCGGCGAATCCGCAGCCGATTTGATCGACAGTGCGGGCATGAAAGGCACCAGCGTTGGCGGCGTCTCTTTGTTCGACGCGAATCCGAACTATCTGGTGACTGAATCGGGAGCGACGGTGGCTGACGTTATCAAACTGATTGAAACCGTAAGGAAGGGCGTCCACGAGAAACTGGACGTCCAGTTGGAAACGGCAATTCAGATCTGGTAG
- the tdh gene encoding L-threonine 3-dehydrogenase, translated as MKALVKAKSEPGIWMDDVPMPEIAPNEVLIKVHKTSICGTDMHIYKWDDWAQANVPVPMVTGHEYGGVVVEVGSGVRRVEVGQRVSGEGHVVGNRSRNARSGRFHLDPDTKGIGVNLPGAFAQYVKLPEFNVIPLPDDLPMDIAAILDPLGNAVHTALSFDLVAEDVLITGAGPIGVMSAAVARKAGARRIVITDINQWRLDFAKQINPDIHTVNVADGDLRETMKSIGMQEGFDVGFEMSGAAPALSQMIDTMIMGGNIAMLGLPPKPFPTDWGKIVLKALTVRGIYGRQMYDTWYKMLAMLDSGLEMDGMITHRFAADDFQAAFDVMLTGECGKVILNWD; from the coding sequence ATGAAAGCTCTCGTCAAAGCAAAGTCTGAACCTGGAATCTGGATGGACGATGTCCCGATGCCGGAAATTGCTCCTAACGAAGTCCTGATCAAAGTGCACAAGACTTCGATCTGTGGCACGGACATGCACATTTACAAATGGGACGACTGGGCTCAGGCCAACGTCCCTGTGCCGATGGTTACGGGCCACGAATACGGTGGCGTCGTCGTCGAAGTCGGCTCTGGTGTTCGTCGTGTTGAAGTTGGACAGCGAGTTTCCGGCGAAGGTCACGTGGTCGGCAATCGCAGTCGCAATGCCAGGTCCGGTCGCTTTCACCTCGACCCGGACACGAAGGGAATCGGCGTGAACTTGCCCGGAGCGTTTGCTCAATACGTGAAGCTTCCCGAGTTCAATGTCATCCCGTTGCCGGATGACCTTCCGATGGACATCGCCGCGATTCTTGACCCGCTGGGCAACGCAGTGCATACTGCGCTAAGCTTTGACCTGGTCGCCGAAGATGTGCTGATTACGGGCGCTGGACCGATCGGAGTCATGTCAGCGGCGGTCGCGAGGAAAGCCGGAGCACGTCGGATCGTGATCACGGACATCAATCAGTGGCGGCTCGATTTCGCCAAACAGATCAATCCGGACATCCACACCGTCAACGTTGCCGACGGCGATTTGCGAGAGACGATGAAGTCGATTGGCATGCAGGAGGGTTTCGACGTCGGCTTCGAAATGAGCGGAGCGGCTCCCGCGCTAAGCCAAATGATCGACACGATGATCATGGGTGGCAACATTGCGATGTTGGGTCTGCCGCCCAAGCCATTCCCGACCGACTGGGGCAAGATCGTGCTCAAGGCGCTCACTGTCCGCGGAATTTACGGGCGGCAAATGTACGATACCTGGTACAAAATGCTGGCGATGTTGGACAGCGGCCTGGAGATGGATGGGATGATTACGCATCGCTTCGCGGCCGACGATTTTCAGGCCGCATTTGACGTGATGCTGACGGGCGAATGTGGAAAAGTGATTCTGAACTGGGATTAG